From one Brachypodium distachyon strain Bd21 chromosome 4, Brachypodium_distachyon_v3.0, whole genome shotgun sequence genomic stretch:
- the LOC100826492 gene encoding CCR4-NOT transcription complex subunit 11 isoform X1, which yields MSPKKDAGPSLSAAPASAPAPAVAPKPSAFMPMGQMRRDECFDLLKLLSGVSRPLEDVVADFLARVPPERRLRFGSAIAFVLEDKMMFQPAERLIAFAILHQGYSSQLATPFASVLINAACDETSERSEQAFLHLLLSSANRDNNEILKQSAADYLKESFYASQVLLPKEQLERQYSCNAVQPKMHTSSCTAATVRCVVPDPDISQRCGDSSEVSPAKPNRDNVVADLLQETAHKGLSPPWIRPPPPRLEILEGELQWLNLDNKHELLWDGSMCADTSRGAAIRDLVGRACKGPLAPAQQEQVVLDLAKDWKLVYHCAMTPEKLPDLVEHNPLIAVDVLSKLINSPDIDSYFDILVSMEMSLHSMEVVNRLTTAVDLPPGFIQDYISNCIRSCQNIKDKYMQNRLVRLVCVFLQSLIRNKIINVEDLFIEVQAFCITFSRIREAAGLFRLLKSLE from the exons ATGTCCCCCAAGAAGGACGCCGGCCCCTCGTTGTCGGCGGCGCCCGCCAGCGCCCCTGCCCCCGCTGTCGCCCCGAAGCCCTCCGCTTTCATGCCCATGGGCCAGATGCGGCGCGACGAGTGCTTTGACCTCCTCAAGCTGCTCTCCGGCGTCTCACGCCCGCTCGAGGACGTCGTGGCGGACTTCCTCGCCCGCGTcccgcccgagcgccgcctccgctttGGTTCCGCCATCGCCTTTGTCCTCGAG gaCAAGATGATGTTTCAACCAGCTGAGCGTTTAATCGCATTTGCAATTCTTCATCAAGGTTATTCCTCACAGTTGGCAACTCCGTTTGCTTCAGTGTTAATAAAT GCTGCATGTGATGAAACCTCAGAGAGATCAGAACAGGCATTTCTCCACCTTTTGTTAAGTTCAGCTAACAGGGACAATAATGAG ATCTTGAAGCAGTCTGCTGCAGATTACTTGAAGGAGTCTTTTTATGCATCTCAG GTGCTACTGCCAAAAGAGCAGCTTGAAAGGCAATACTCCTGCAATGCTGTACAACCCAAGATGCATACTAGCAGCTGTACAGCTGCTACAGTTAGATGTGTTGTTCCTGATCCAGATATTTCTCAAAGGTGCGGCGATTCATCAGA GGTATCACCAGCCAAACCAAATAGAGATAATGTGGTTGCGGATTTACTTCAAGAAACAGCACATAAAGGATTGTCTCCTCCATGGATAAGACCCCCGCCCCCCAGACTTGAAATACTTGAAGGGGAG TTACAGTGGTTGAACCTGGATAACAAGCATGAGCTACTATGGGATGGTAGCATGTGTGCTGACACTAGCCGAGGAGCTGCAATCCGAGATTTGGTTGGAAGAGCCTGTAAAGGTCCACTTGCACCTGCACAACAGGAG CAAGTTGTGCTAGATTTAGCGAAAGACTGGAAGCTAGTTTATCACTGTGCGATGACACCAGAGAAGCTCCCT GACCTTGTTGAACATAATCCACTCATTGCTGTTGATGTTCTGTCAAAGTTGATCAACTCTCCAGACATCGATTC TTACTTTGATATTCTTGTGAGCATGGAAATGAGCCTACATTCAATGGAGGTTGTAAACAGGCTTACTACAGCGGTAGATCTACCGCCTGGATTCATTCAGGACTACATCTCAAACTGCATCCGGTCATGTCAAAATATTAAG GATAAGTACATGCAAAACAGACTAGTGAGACTAGTTTGTGTTTTTCTACAGAGTCTTATTCGAAACAAGATAATAAATG tTGAGGATCTCTTCATTGAGGTACAAGCATTCTGCATCACGTTCTCCCGAATAAGAGAAGCAGCTGGTCTTTTCAGGCTTCTCAAATCTTTAGAGTGA
- the LOC100826492 gene encoding CCR4-NOT transcription complex subunit 11 isoform X2 yields the protein MSPKKDAGPSLSAAPASAPAPAVAPKPSAFMPMGQMRRDECFDLLKLLSGVSRPLEDVVADFLARVPPERRLRFGSAIAFVLEDKMMFQPAERLIAFAILHQGYSSQLATPFASVLINAACDETSERSEQAFLHLLLSSANRDNNEILKQSAADYLKESFYASQVLLPKEQLERQYSCNAVQPKMHTSSCTAATVRCVVPDPDISQRVSPAKPNRDNVVADLLQETAHKGLSPPWIRPPPPRLEILEGELQWLNLDNKHELLWDGSMCADTSRGAAIRDLVGRACKGPLAPAQQEQVVLDLAKDWKLVYHCAMTPEKLPDLVEHNPLIAVDVLSKLINSPDIDSYFDILVSMEMSLHSMEVVNRLTTAVDLPPGFIQDYISNCIRSCQNIKDKYMQNRLVRLVCVFLQSLIRNKIINVEDLFIEVQAFCITFSRIREAAGLFRLLKSLE from the exons ATGTCCCCCAAGAAGGACGCCGGCCCCTCGTTGTCGGCGGCGCCCGCCAGCGCCCCTGCCCCCGCTGTCGCCCCGAAGCCCTCCGCTTTCATGCCCATGGGCCAGATGCGGCGCGACGAGTGCTTTGACCTCCTCAAGCTGCTCTCCGGCGTCTCACGCCCGCTCGAGGACGTCGTGGCGGACTTCCTCGCCCGCGTcccgcccgagcgccgcctccgctttGGTTCCGCCATCGCCTTTGTCCTCGAG gaCAAGATGATGTTTCAACCAGCTGAGCGTTTAATCGCATTTGCAATTCTTCATCAAGGTTATTCCTCACAGTTGGCAACTCCGTTTGCTTCAGTGTTAATAAAT GCTGCATGTGATGAAACCTCAGAGAGATCAGAACAGGCATTTCTCCACCTTTTGTTAAGTTCAGCTAACAGGGACAATAATGAG ATCTTGAAGCAGTCTGCTGCAGATTACTTGAAGGAGTCTTTTTATGCATCTCAG GTGCTACTGCCAAAAGAGCAGCTTGAAAGGCAATACTCCTGCAATGCTGTACAACCCAAGATGCATACTAGCAGCTGTACAGCTGCTACAGTTAGATGTGTTGTTCCTGATCCAGATATTTCTCAAAG GGTATCACCAGCCAAACCAAATAGAGATAATGTGGTTGCGGATTTACTTCAAGAAACAGCACATAAAGGATTGTCTCCTCCATGGATAAGACCCCCGCCCCCCAGACTTGAAATACTTGAAGGGGAG TTACAGTGGTTGAACCTGGATAACAAGCATGAGCTACTATGGGATGGTAGCATGTGTGCTGACACTAGCCGAGGAGCTGCAATCCGAGATTTGGTTGGAAGAGCCTGTAAAGGTCCACTTGCACCTGCACAACAGGAG CAAGTTGTGCTAGATTTAGCGAAAGACTGGAAGCTAGTTTATCACTGTGCGATGACACCAGAGAAGCTCCCT GACCTTGTTGAACATAATCCACTCATTGCTGTTGATGTTCTGTCAAAGTTGATCAACTCTCCAGACATCGATTC TTACTTTGATATTCTTGTGAGCATGGAAATGAGCCTACATTCAATGGAGGTTGTAAACAGGCTTACTACAGCGGTAGATCTACCGCCTGGATTCATTCAGGACTACATCTCAAACTGCATCCGGTCATGTCAAAATATTAAG GATAAGTACATGCAAAACAGACTAGTGAGACTAGTTTGTGTTTTTCTACAGAGTCTTATTCGAAACAAGATAATAAATG tTGAGGATCTCTTCATTGAGGTACAAGCATTCTGCATCACGTTCTCCCGAATAAGAGAAGCAGCTGGTCTTTTCAGGCTTCTCAAATCTTTAGAGTGA